A genomic window from Quercus lobata isolate SW786 chromosome 10, ValleyOak3.0 Primary Assembly, whole genome shotgun sequence includes:
- the LOC115962878 gene encoding receptor-like protein 7, with amino-acid sequence MSVSYYNLPMKIPFFSWLFLIPICSLFVNFPVFVVSGQCRGDQRSYLLDMKKNLKFDTTRSTKLVHWNESTDCCSWEGVTCNGGLVVGLNLAWESIFDGLDNSSSLFCLQYLQNLNLAYNELDSPIPPEFGNLTNLRYLSLSYADFEGQIPIEISRLTRLVSLDLSNDNVLENPDLASLVHNLTWLTELYLDGVNISSQGNEWCQAVSSSLPNLRVLSMSGCNLQGPPDSSLLKLQSLSIIQLDDNNFSAPVPEFFSYFRHLTSLWLSSCGLNGQLPKKIFQIPTLQTIDLSFNEILGSLPEFHSNGSLQSLVLSGTNFSGALPDSIGNLKGLSKIDLSRCNFSGSIPNSIANLTQLVHLDLSSNSFTGSILNSIANLVQLVHLDLSSNNFTGSIPNSMTNLTRLFDLYISSNNFTGSIPNFMANLTELVNIEMSSNNFIGPVPSFNMAQNLDTIDLSDNHLTGQFTFTHWKELPSLGKLCLSNNKLSGQIHEFSNSFFLLEYLDLSRNYLEGPIPTSIGKLQRLRILLLSSNNFNGSFQLNVFQQLTNLIVLDLSDNSLLIEYNGTNSSLSPFSLIESLRLASLKLKTFPSFLRNQTSLLILDLSRNQIHGEIPNWIWELDLLQLNLSYNYLEGPLLNLSSLGMLDLRSNQFQGQLPTPPPSCSYLDLSWNNFSSVIPIDIGNYLSNTSFLSLSSNKLNGHIPEAICKATYLEILDLSNNFLSGTIPHCLIAMSETLKVLDLRRNNLTGKISDIFPSNCSLQTLSLNRNLLEGMVPNSLANCTNLELLDIGNNRIQDEFPCHLKDISSLRVLILRSNKFYGSVGCGGLNATWSILQIVDLASNNFSGKLSIKSFANSKAMIANNEVQSELNYLHSVASIVTLSMGRFYERYIEKNYQYQDAIAIFIKGLEWELVKILTLVTSIDLSCNNLDGPIPEEIEVLKSLYVLNLSHNAFTGRIPPSLGKLSELESLDLSSNKLVGGIPMQLADSLTFLSVLNLSFNQLVGPIPYIKQFATFSEGSYEGNKGLCGHPLKAECRSADRRPPAPFEDMHSKSRPLIDWNYLCVELGFVFGFGMVIGPLVLWKRWRIRYYKHADDIFFRIFPQLYLRWEKNHQVQRHRIRMQRH; translated from the coding sequence ATGAGTGTTTCTTATTACAACCTCCCAATGAAAATTCCGTTCTTTTCATGGCTCTTCTTGATACCAATATGCTCACTTTTTGTCAACTTTCCTGTCTTTGTGGTGTCTGGCCAATGTCGTGGTGATCAGCGATCCTATTTGCTCGATATGAAGAAAAACCTCAAATTCGACACAACTAGGTCCACAAAACTAGTGCATTGGAATGAAAGTACTGATTGCTGTTCGTGGGAAGGGGTCACCTGCAATGGGGGACTTGTTGTTGGCCTCAACTTGGCCTGGGAATCAATCTTTGACGGACTCGACAATTCAAGTAGCCTTTTCTGCTTGCAGTATCTCCAAAACCTGAATTTGGCTTATAATGAACTCGATTCCCCGATTCCTCCGGAGTTTGGAAATCTGACGAATTTAAGGTATTTAAGCCTATCATATGCTGACTTTGAAGGGCAGATTCCCATTGAGATTTCACGTCTCACAAGGTTGGTTTCTCTCGATTTGTCTAACGATAACGTACTTGAGAACCCAGACTTGGCTTCGTTAGTTCACAACCTTACGTGGCTTACGGAACTTTATTTGGATGGTGTAAATATATCATCTCAAGGGAATGAGTGGTGCCAGGCCGTATCATCTTCACTCCCAAATCTAAGGGTGTTGAGCATGTCAGGTTGTAACCTTCAGGGGCCTCCGGATTCCTCCTTACTCAAGCTTCAGTCTCTCTCAATTATTCAACTCGATGATAACAATTTTTCTGCTCCAgttccagaatttttttcctatttcagACATTTAACATCCTTGTGGCTCAGTAGCTGTGGATTGAATGGACAACTTCCGAAAAAGATCTTCCAGATTCCAACATTGCAGACGATAGACTTATCATTTAATGAAATTCTCGGTTCTTTGCCTGAATTTCATTCAAATGGTTCTCTTCAGTCGCTGGTGCTTAGTGGTACAAACTTTTCAGGGGCACTTCCTGATTCTATTGGCAACCTTAAAGGGTTGTCCAAAATAGATCTCTCACGGTGCAACTTCTCTGGATCTATCCCAAATTCCATAGCAAATCTTACTCAATTGGTTCATTTGGACTTATCATCAAACAGCTTCACTGGATCTATCCTAAATTCCATTGCAAATCTTGTTCAATTGGTTCATTTGGACTTATCATCAAACAATTTCACTGGATCAATACCAAACTCCATGACAAATCTTACCCGATTGTTTGATTTGTACATATCATCAAACAATTTCACTGGATCTATCCCAAACTTCATGGCAAATCTTACTGAATTGGTTAATATTGAAATGTCATCAAACAACTTCATCGGACCAGTTCCATCATTCAACATGGCACAGAATTTGGACACGATAGATCTTTCTGATAATCATTTGACAGGTCAGTTTACTTTCACTCACTGGAAAGAGCTTCCAAGTCTAGGGAAACTTTGTTTGTCCAACAACAAATTGTCTGGTCAAATCCATGAATTTTCCAATTCTTTCTTCCTGTTGGAATACCTCGATTTGAGTAGGAACTATTTGGAAGGGCCCATACCCACTTCTATTGGTAAACTCCAACGTCTTCGAATCCTATTACTTTCTTCAAATAACTTTAATGGCTCCTTTCAACTTAATGTGTTTCAGCAGTTGACAAATCTTATTGTGCTTGATCTTTCTGACAATAGCTTGTTGATTGAATATAATGGAACGAATTCTTCATTATCCCCCTTTTCCCTTATTGAGTCATTGCGATTGGCTTCTCTCAAGTTAAAAACATTTCCTAGTTTCTTGAGAAACCAAACCAGCTTACTAATTTTAGACCTTTCTAGAAACCAGATACATGGAGAGATACCAAACTGGATTTGGGAACTTGATCTTTTACAGTTAAATCTCTCATATAACTACCTTGAAGGACCTCTACTCAATCTTTCATCATTAGGTATGCTAGACCTTCGGTCCAACCAATTCCAAGGGCAACTCCCAACTCCCCCACCATCTTGTTCGTATCTGGACTTGTCATGGAATAATTTTAGCTCTGTCATACCAATTGACATTGGTAACTATCTTTCTAACACTagttttttatctctttcaagCAATAAACTCAATGGGCATATCCCTGAAGCAATATGCAAAGCTACATATCTTGAAATTCTAGATCTGTCTAATAATTTCTTGAGTGGCACAATTCCCCACTGCCTCATTGCAATGAGTGAAACTCTAAAGGTTCTAGATCTAAGGAGAAACAACCTCACTGGCAAAATATCAGACATATTTCCAAGCAATTGTAGTTTACAAACTTTGAGTCTCAATAGAAACCTACTAGAAGGGATGGTACCAAATTCTCTTGCCAATTGCACAAATTTGGAGTTATTGGACATTGGGAACAACCGGATACAAGATGAGTTCCCATGTCACTTGAAAGACATATCCAGTTTGCGTGTCCTTATCTTGagatcaaacaaattttatggTTCTGTTGGTTGTGGAGGGCTGAATGCAACTTGGTCGATACTTCAAATTGTAGACCTTGCTTCAAATAACTTTAGTGGTAAGTTATCAATAAAGTCCTTCGCTAACTCAAAGGCAATGATAGCTAATAATGAAGTCCAATCAGAGCTCAATTACCTCCATTCTGTGGCTAGTATAGTAACGCTTTCCATGGGTAGATTCTATGAAAGGTACATTGAAAAGAATTATCAGTATCAAGATGCAATAGCAATTTTCATTAAGGGTCTAGAGTGGGAATTGGTGAAGATTTTGACTCTTGTCACTTCAATTGACCTTTCATGCAACAATCTTGATGGGCCAATACCAGAAGAAATAGAAGTACTTAAATCGTTGTATGTTCTCAACTTGTCACACAATGCTTTCACGGGCCGAATCCCGCCATCTCTAGGAAAATTAAGTGAACTTGAGTCATTGGACTTGTCAAGCAACAAGCTTGTCGGTGGGATACCTATGCAACTTGCAGATAGTCTCACTTTTCTATCAGTCTTAAACCTTTCGTTTAATCAATTGGTTGGGCCAATTCCATATATCAAGCAATTTGCTACATTTTCAGAAGGTTCCTATGAAGGGAATAAAGGATTATGTGGGCACCCTTTGAAGGCAGAATGTAGATCTGCAGATAGAAGACCGCCAGCTCCATTTGAAGATATGCACTCAAAATCTAGGCCTTTGATTGACTGGAATTACCTGTGTGTTGAACTGGGATTTGTTTTTGGCTTTGGGATGGTCATTGGGCCGCTTGTGCTTTGGAAGAGGTGGAGGATACGGTATTACAAACACGCTGATGACATTTTTTTCAGGATCTTTCCTCAGCTGTACCTTAGGTGGGAAAAAAACCATCAAGTCCAACGACATAGGATTCGAATGCAGAGGCACTAA